CCATCTAATTGATGACGGGGacccttaaaatttaaacacatcAGCATTAGACAAGCCAACATGTAGGGATTCCAAATTAACtgctaccaaaatgtagggacaaaATTGAATATGACtctaaaatgtaaggactaaaatggtgTTTTGCCTATATCTTTTTCAATCTTGAAGGAATAGATTTTTCATTTCGCAATGACTTATATTTTCATGGTATATGGAATTATGTCTATGCATCTCTtggatataaattttatatcattttgttattttctatgTGTGAGTAGTTCAATTTTCATAGGGAATCCTTTTGATTATATATGTATGAATTGGATGTAGCATATTCTTTAGCTTTGAATCCATAGGAgcaacccaaaattttgggacgaAGACTTTGTTATCAGAAGTACAAGCACTCCTCATATAGAAAGTCTGCAGGATATTTAAAACtactcctaaaataaatataaagacatataaggaaattttatttacacattttttttttaaattaataaaattcttttacaaaatttaaacctaAACTTTTCTCACTTCCCACTACATTCTTATCTCTCcttcaaaagacaaaaaatgagATTCTATAATTTTTGAGACACTAAGTCTTACAtaaccaaaattttggagaCACCATCCGAAGCATAAATCATTACTAAATTTCTCATTTATCTCATATTCTctgatttatgatttttttaaagcaaaatttaatataacaaACCTCCCGTATTTTTAGCTTGTGGAATAGTTCAAAGAGGacaaattgtttttccttgaaTCTTGACAAAAACAAAGAATGGCAGTAGTTTATAGGAAATTTAACCGGGAATTTGTACTTATAAGCGaaaaaatttaaagtaaaataGCTAAATTAAAGTCTTATCTAGAAGTTTGTTAAAAATAAGGGTGATAGTTAGTTTAGAAGCTAGTTTGTTTATGTATATATTGACAAATAGCATGTGGAATAGAGGACGAACAAATGCACAATTTAATATTGTAAAAGGGGTGACGAAAGCTAGCTATTACTGCCACTTGATTCGAGTATTATCTAGTTACTCATGGCACCGCCTTGTGGAAGTGGGAGGAGGTGGATGAGGGCTGCAAAGTTAACCTTGTTATTGTTCTTTCTCGTTCCAATGTCATCAGTTGGAATGAGGAACACTAACACCAtctttgataagaaaaaaaaattagagattcAGCGGCAATTGAAGCGCCTTAACAAGCCTGCTCTTAAAACCATCAaggttattattttcttcatataaTATGTTTGTGTCCTATATAGTATTTTCAGCTTTAGTCTTTGAAGAATAATTCACTTTTTTGGATTGTGGTGTCTCCATGACTCCCATGTACAATAGCAGTgtaattttattacaacacTGAGAATTCAAACTAATATCTATGTGTGTGTGATGATAAAATGTATTTGATACAGAGCCCGGATGGAGATATAATTGATTGCGTAGATATCAAAAAGCAGCCAGCTTTTGATCATCCTTTGTTGAAAAATCACACAATTCAGGTGACTAGTTTAATTAACTAAATTTCTTTTGATATATTAATTTGATACTTATTGTATGCATGGTATGGGCTGGGTTTGCGTTGGTATCTATGTCGAATACCATAGATGAGACCTGGTTCTTACCCAGAAGAGTTTTTATTCAAAGAGAGCAACAACGTCTCTTCGAACTCCAAGCCCAAAATTACTCAGTCATGGCACTTGAATGGAAGATGCCCAGAAGGAACCATTCCCATAAGAAGAACTAAAGAAGAAGATTTATTAAGGGCAAGCTCTGTAGCTAATTATGGAAGGCAAAAATACAATAGCATCCCTAATGATGATAACAATGCGATCCATGAGGTACAACTTAACTTTTAACCAATAGTATTAATTGATTTGAGCTTATTGGTATCTACTATAATGAAGGACTCAAATTAACATTCACAACCTTTATTTTTATGGTTGAGTTTCTAGTATGCAACGCTTATAGAGGAAGGAGATACGTATTATGGAATGAATGCAGACATAAACGTGTGGAATCCCCATGTCCAGGAACAAAACGAGTTTAGCTTGGCTCAATTCTGGTTGGCAGCTGCTGATAATAATGGTGTAAACCGTGATACAATTGAAGGTGGCGTGATGGTATATATTATTTCATCTATCAGCTTTTCTTTTAGGCGCATGCAAAACATTGAATTactaataatttctaatttttacatAATTATTTGGGGAGAAACAGGTCTACCATGAGATGAACCAAGATTACCGCACTAGACTCTTCACGTTTTGGACTGTACGTGTTTCAATATTTGACTTCCCTGCCAGCactagccattttttttttttcctgaaaagtgtctttatatataaataaatatatatatatatatatatatatatatatatatattatcatggCTGCAGAATAATGGATACCAAAGCGGTTGCTACAATCTGCAATGCCCTGGCTTTGTTCAAACCGACAACCGGCTTGCGTTTGGGGCAAGCCTCGAGCCTTATTCCGATTATGGCGGTGACCAAAGTTCAGTCAACTTCTTTGTCTTTAAGGTAGTacaatatttcaatttaattaatttatcaaatacTTCTAATTTTTGGATACACATATATGATCATATCAtatgttatttcttttttctcgtGAAAAAAGTCATTGTAACAAATGTTTGAAATTCTTCTGGTTTTAGTTGTAACAGTGTACGTTTGAATATCCTTTttctcgtttttttttttttttttttttatatacatctttttaaattttaaggtttcaatattttttctatacacaatttatttttacctaACTTATTTTTAAGACCGGAGAATTTAAGTGTCCATGTTGTTTTGCACAAaaagcttcatttttttttcctctttcattAGTCTTTATACCTTCATTTATCTTTCAAAATATTACAAACTAATTTGCATGGCATGTACAATGAGGTAGGACAATGTAGATGGACACTGGTGGTTGCAACTTGGTGATAATTTTATAATGGGATATTGGCCATCCTCCCTTTTCTCGATCCTGGCTAATAGCGCTACGAGTGTTACATGGGGAGGAGAGGTGATAAACGAACAGAGAGGTGGGCAGCACACCACAACACAAATGGGCAGTGGCCATTTTGCTGAAGAAGGGCCCAAGAGGGCTAGTTTCTTCCAAAATCTCAAAGTTATAGATCATGAAGTAGTTCTCAGGGGACCCAGGGACAATCGTAGAATCGTTACGCATCCCAATTGCTATAATCTGTTAAGAGGGGACGACTTCTTTTATTATGGTGGTCCTGGTAGAAGCCCCATTTGTCCATGatcatttaaattattgttcaaaattaaggagaaagagagaaaaataagaagacgagaatcattttcttcttctcttcattTCACACCAAATGTACCTACAAGCCATGCGTGATTTGAAACTCTCTTTGATtcaataatgaaaataaatagttATTCTATGGGgtagtaaaattttgaaattatgtaatttaatatGGTGGAAGTTAAGATTGCATGGTATAGTATATATACACAAGCTTTTCTCCATTCCAAACCAAGAAATCTCATCCTCTTCTCTATTTGTTCTATCTTCGCTTGTGTCATTTGAGAATATGTCTGTCTTCCATTATTTGTGGTGTATTAGTGTTTGGGAATGTGATTATGTAAAGGTCCACCAACTTCAAAAACATGGTATCAGGGCTAGTAGATTCATGGTGAGAATGACATTTTCCAACTAAATGgtatcattttaattttcatgagttaccaatttttgtttttaataattgaaaatCTAAATGAATTGAAGGTGTTACTCGAATCCCAACATGTATGGTAGATAGTGGTAACATGACCAAAAGAATGTCAGAGAGCTTGAGAATGTCCACTTTCATCACTTGCATCTCTTATTTATGAAAGTTC
This genomic stretch from Quercus robur chromosome 4, dhQueRobu3.1, whole genome shotgun sequence harbors:
- the LOC126722592 gene encoding uncharacterized protein LOC126722592, with protein sequence MRSATRDGFWVCLVQQCGEIVVTGEVVALSGGDGFGFVCVFCGGGYGFGSGGFEVWWWCWIVGWWKFEFGGYGIMSPDGDIIDCVDIKKQPAFDHPLLKNHTIQMRPGSYPEEFLFKESNNVSSNSKPKITQSWHLNGRCPEGTIPIRRTKEEDLLRASSVANYGRQKYNSIPNDDNNAIHEYATLIEEGDTYYGMNADINVWNPHVQEQNEFSLAQFWLAAADNNGVNRDTIEGGVMVYHEMNQDYRTRLFTFWTDNVDGHWWLQLGDNFIMGYWPSSLFSILANSATSVTWGGEVINEQRGGQHTTTQMGSGHFAEEGPKRASFFQNLKVIDHEVVLRGPRDNRRIVTHPNCYNLLRGDDFFYYGGPGRSPICP